A single Flavobacterium sp. 1 DNA region contains:
- a CDS encoding DUF2911 domain-containing protein yields MKKILIALAFIIVPLIAEAQLKTPQASPKATVFQTVGLTDVEIVYCRPAARGRAVFGNLVPFGKVWRTGANENTTISFSEDVVIDGKTLPKGKYALYTIPKIESWEVIFYSTTNNWGNPEVWNEANVVLRTTVKEEAMSKPVESFTINIGNITADTADLDMAWENSSVSMKFTVPTQKEVLANIEKVLAGPTSADYFSAAQYLYQSNGDNAKALTYMDKAMEMSTEKPYWYTRLKSLIQARAGDKKGAIETANLSLTAAETAKNQDYVKMNRESIAEWSKK; encoded by the coding sequence ATGAAAAAGATTCTTATTGCTTTGGCTTTTATAATAGTGCCATTAATTGCTGAGGCTCAGCTGAAAACGCCTCAAGCCAGTCCAAAAGCTACGGTTTTCCAAACTGTTGGATTGACAGATGTAGAAATTGTGTATTGCAGGCCTGCAGCCAGAGGCAGAGCTGTTTTTGGTAATTTGGTTCCTTTTGGGAAAGTTTGGAGAACAGGTGCCAATGAAAATACTACAATCTCTTTTAGTGAAGATGTTGTAATCGATGGTAAAACTTTACCAAAAGGAAAATATGCTTTATATACAATTCCAAAAATTGAAAGTTGGGAAGTGATTTTTTATTCAACCACAAACAATTGGGGAAATCCTGAAGTATGGAATGAAGCAAATGTTGTATTGAGGACTACTGTAAAAGAAGAAGCAATGTCAAAACCAGTTGAATCTTTCACAATAAATATTGGTAATATCACTGCTGATACTGCTGACTTAGATATGGCTTGGGAAAACTCGTCTGTTTCAATGAAATTTACAGTTCCTACACAAAAAGAAGTATTAGCAAATATTGAAAAAGTGCTGGCCGGTCCGACATCTGCTGATTATTTTTCGGCTGCGCAATATCTTTATCAATCCAATGGTGATAATGCAAAAGCATTGACTTATATGGATAAAGCTATGGAGATGAGCACTGAGAAACCCTATTGGTACACTCGTTTAAAATCATTGATTCAAGCAAGAGCCGGAGACAAAAAAGGAGCTATTGAAACCGCAAATCTTTCTCTTACAGCTGCAGAAACTGCAAAAAATCAGGATTATGTAAAAATGAACAGAGAAAGCATTGCTGAGTGGAGTAAAAAATAA
- a CDS encoding low affinity iron permease family protein, giving the protein MKKTNSIINKFDAFATATSKAMGSTTAFTIAFLVILVWAVTGPIFDYSETWQLIINTGTTIITFLMVFLIQKAQNKDSLALQIKLNELIASSKFSSNSIVDIEDITEEEMEIIQKYYRHLSNLSKKDKNLQTSHSIDEANEKHKLKTKTVKPTAKAKPAPKKSTNQ; this is encoded by the coding sequence ATGAAAAAGACAAATTCGATTATCAATAAATTTGATGCATTTGCTACCGCCACTTCAAAAGCAATGGGAAGCACAACTGCTTTTACAATTGCTTTTTTAGTTATATTGGTTTGGGCGGTAACCGGTCCTATTTTTGATTACAGTGAAACCTGGCAGCTGATCATCAACACCGGAACCACAATTATTACTTTTTTGATGGTTTTCTTAATCCAAAAAGCACAGAATAAAGATTCACTTGCTCTTCAGATTAAATTAAATGAACTGATTGCTTCATCCAAATTTTCGAGCAACAGCATCGTGGATATAGAAGATATTACCGAAGAAGAAATGGAAATCATTCAAAAATACTATCGGCATTTAAGCAATTTGTCCAAAAAAGACAAAAATCTTCAAACTTCACATTCTATTGATGAAGCCAACGAAAAGCACAAATTAAAAACTAAAACAGTAAAACCAACTGCTAAGGCTAAACCTGCACCCAAAAAAAGTACCAATCAATAG
- a CDS encoding HAD family phosphatase — MIQTVIFDMDGVIVDTELVHRYAYFKQFGELNIEVPEEMYTSFTGLSTRNTFQKLKDHYQLEQEVEDLILRKRAIFNDAFDSKEDLALLDGVENLIKDFHQNRMQLIVASSASKVTIDRVFRRFNLHQYFSHIVSGEDFPKSKPHPAIFLHAASLSNAPKENCIVIEDSTNGVKAAKAADIFCVGYNSFHSKDQDLSLADVVVNHFDELNFEKVSNY, encoded by the coding sequence ATGATACAAACCGTAATTTTCGATATGGATGGCGTAATTGTCGATACAGAACTTGTACACCGTTATGCTTATTTTAAACAATTTGGCGAACTCAATATTGAAGTTCCAGAGGAAATGTACACTTCATTTACTGGATTGTCAACCCGCAATACTTTTCAGAAGTTAAAAGATCATTATCAATTGGAACAGGAAGTTGAAGATTTGATTTTGAGAAAAAGAGCTATTTTCAATGATGCTTTCGACAGCAAAGAAGATTTGGCTTTATTGGATGGTGTTGAGAATTTAATTAAAGATTTTCATCAAAACAGAATGCAGCTTATTGTGGCTTCGTCGGCATCAAAAGTGACGATTGACAGAGTTTTTAGACGTTTTAATTTGCATCAATATTTTTCACATATTGTAAGTGGAGAAGATTTTCCAAAATCTAAACCGCATCCTGCAATTTTCCTGCATGCGGCTTCTTTGTCAAATGCGCCAAAAGAAAATTGTATTGTGATTGAAGACAGTACCAATGGAGTAAAAGCTGCAAAAGCAGCCGATATATTTTGTGTAGGATATAACAGTTTCCATTCCAAAGATCAGGATTTATCACTGGCTGATGTAGTCGTTAATCATTTTGATGAATTGAATTTTGAAAAAGTATCAAACTATTGA
- a CDS encoding ThiF family adenylyltransferase, producing the protein MAEWTERAELLFKKEGLQNLQKAHVMVVGLGGVGSFAAEFLARAGVGTMTIVDGDVVDITNINRQLPALHSTVGQPKADVVGDRLMDINPELNLIRVKEFLSPERAYEIVSNEYDYVLDCIDSVTPKLNLIISARRKKVRIISSMGAGGKMEASKVKVTDISKTINCHLAKTIRKRLKKEKINKVKVVFSSEIQDECSLRMTDGSNFKKSFYGTNSYMPGLFGLYAAETVIRYLLKKE; encoded by the coding sequence ATGGCAGAGTGGACAGAAAGAGCCGAATTATTATTTAAAAAAGAAGGATTACAGAATCTGCAAAAGGCTCACGTAATGGTCGTAGGACTAGGCGGAGTGGGGTCCTTTGCTGCCGAGTTTTTGGCAAGAGCGGGAGTGGGAACGATGACTATTGTCGATGGTGATGTTGTGGATATTACCAATATAAACAGGCAATTGCCAGCTTTGCATTCTACTGTTGGACAGCCAAAAGCTGACGTTGTGGGAGACCGATTGATGGACATTAATCCTGAATTGAATTTGATTAGAGTAAAAGAATTTCTTTCGCCAGAACGTGCTTATGAAATTGTATCTAATGAATATGATTATGTTTTAGACTGCATCGACAGCGTAACACCAAAATTGAATCTGATTATTTCGGCCAGAAGAAAAAAAGTCCGAATCATAAGCAGTATGGGAGCTGGAGGAAAAATGGAAGCTTCTAAAGTGAAAGTAACTGATATTTCAAAAACTATAAATTGTCATTTGGCTAAAACGATCAGAAAGCGTTTGAAAAAAGAGAAAATCAATAAAGTGAAAGTAGTTTTTTCTTCTGAAATTCAGGATGAATGCAGTCTGCGTATGACCGATGGCTCCAATTTTAAAAAATCTTTCTACGGAACTAACAGCTATATGCCAGGATTATTTGGTCTTTACGCTGCAGAAACCGTTATCCGATATTTGCTTAAAAAAGAGTGA
- a CDS encoding TatD family hydrolase, whose protein sequence is MKFFNLHTHKFTNRETVLELVNQYPQEFDASIPYYSIGIHPWYINEERLKLDLKIIESKLQETNCLALGECGLDKRIGMPLELQQMVFEKQLLLAQKYNKPVVIHCVAAFQEVIAIKKKMKITVPMLIHGFSKNKQVAKELIDNGFYISFGKYLLLNPELETVFLNIPNDQFFLETDTVEDGIEAVYDLASKYKKWSIYELKQQINSNFAAVFKKQL, encoded by the coding sequence ATGAAGTTTTTTAATTTACATACTCACAAATTCACGAATCGGGAAACAGTTTTAGAATTGGTAAATCAATACCCACAAGAGTTTGATGCTTCAATTCCATATTATTCCATTGGGATTCATCCGTGGTATATTAATGAAGAAAGGCTGAAACTTGATCTGAAGATTATTGAAAGCAAACTGCAGGAAACGAATTGTCTCGCTCTTGGCGAATGCGGACTAGACAAACGTATTGGAATGCCGCTGGAGTTACAGCAAATGGTTTTTGAAAAACAATTGCTTTTGGCACAAAAATACAATAAGCCGGTTGTGATACATTGTGTGGCCGCTTTTCAAGAGGTAATTGCGATAAAGAAAAAAATGAAAATTACCGTTCCAATGCTTATTCACGGTTTTTCGAAGAACAAACAAGTCGCTAAGGAATTGATTGATAACGGATTTTATATTTCGTTTGGGAAATATTTATTACTCAATCCTGAACTTGAAACTGTTTTTCTAAATATTCCCAATGATCAATTTTTTCTAGAAACCGATACAGTTGAAGATGGAATCGAAGCTGTATATGATTTGGCTTCCAAATATAAAAAGTGGAGTATATACGAACTTAAACAGCAAATAAACAGTAATTTTGCAGCAGTTTTTAAAAAACAGCTTTAA
- a CDS encoding DUF1684 domain-containing protein, whose translation MKVVLTLVLLTRFNFGFGQEKFDFAVVEKFQKEINAEYADAKTSPLLPEDLAHFKTLDFYPINEKAFVVAQFIRTEDERPFVMPTSGPKKPLYVKYGEAHFQLEGKELKLNIYRNIELSKKEEYKDYLFLPFSDLTSGKESYIGGKYIDLKIPSGNTIAIDFNLSYNPYCAYSHKYSCPKVPLENDLAVEIKAGVKKFHD comes from the coding sequence ATGAAAGTTGTATTGACTTTGGTTTTGCTGACACGATTCAATTTTGGGTTTGGCCAAGAAAAATTTGATTTTGCTGTTGTCGAAAAATTTCAAAAAGAAATTAATGCCGAATATGCTGATGCAAAAACAAGTCCGCTTTTGCCGGAAGATTTAGCACATTTCAAGACGTTGGACTTTTATCCAATCAATGAAAAGGCTTTTGTGGTGGCTCAATTCATTAGAACCGAGGACGAAAGACCGTTTGTGATGCCAACTTCTGGTCCAAAAAAACCGCTGTATGTAAAATACGGAGAAGCTCATTTTCAGCTGGAAGGAAAAGAATTAAAACTGAATATTTACCGCAATATTGAACTATCCAAAAAAGAGGAATACAAGGATTATTTGTTTTTGCCTTTCTCGGATTTAACCTCGGGGAAGGAGAGTTACATTGGGGGGAAATACATTGATTTGAAAATTCCTTCCGGAAATACGATTGCGATTGATTTTAATTTATCATACAATCCTTATTGTGCTTACAGTCACAAATATTCATGTCCAAAAGTGCCTTTGGAAAACGATTTGGCTGTCGAAATAAAAGCGGGTGTAAAGAAATTTCATGATTAA
- a CDS encoding MFS transporter encodes MLKTALGRYVNNFKGFTREVWILALITFINRAGTMVLPFLSKYLKEDLNFSYGEVGWIMVAFGLGSMLGSWIGGKLSDKIGFYKIMIFSLFTSGILFILLQYITSFWGLCFGMFFIMAISDMFRPAMFVSLSVYAKPENRVRALSLVRLAVNLGFTAGPALGGLIIIGMGYSGLFWVDGSTCIIAILIFALCIKEKKKTPAIINDTAVEIVPKSIFKDKPFWLLLFISFVTFMVFLQIFSTLPLYHNEKFGLSEFQTGMLLSINGLLVFLLEMPIVSTLERRKTNKIKSIAIGSLFITLGYYILLFDSWVGILVISIILLTFGEIFSFPFVNAVALNRAPKGQEGQYMGFYTMSFSLAHIVSSKTGLEIIAHYNYQINWLVMGTLGALSFLCCFWLNKIIHKESK; translated from the coding sequence ATGCTCAAAACTGCCCTCGGCCGCTACGTTAATAATTTCAAAGGCTTCACTCGCGAAGTTTGGATACTTGCCCTGATCACTTTTATCAACAGAGCGGGAACAATGGTTCTGCCATTTTTATCCAAATATTTAAAAGAAGATCTGAATTTCAGCTACGGCGAAGTGGGATGGATTATGGTTGCTTTTGGTTTGGGTTCCATGTTGGGTTCTTGGATTGGAGGTAAACTGAGCGACAAAATCGGGTTTTATAAAATCATGATTTTCAGCCTTTTTACAAGTGGAATCCTGTTCATTCTACTGCAGTATATTACCAGCTTTTGGGGGTTATGCTTTGGAATGTTTTTCATTATGGCCATTTCCGATATGTTTCGTCCTGCCATGTTTGTATCGCTGAGCGTATACGCCAAACCCGAAAACCGAGTTCGTGCACTGTCTTTAGTTCGCTTAGCGGTTAATCTCGGATTCACAGCCGGTCCGGCATTGGGCGGACTGATTATTATTGGAATGGGATATTCAGGTTTGTTTTGGGTCGACGGAAGCACCTGCATCATCGCAATTCTGATATTTGCTTTGTGTATTAAAGAAAAAAAGAAAACACCTGCAATTATCAATGATACAGCAGTTGAAATTGTCCCAAAATCAATTTTTAAAGACAAACCTTTTTGGCTGTTGCTCTTTATCAGTTTTGTAACCTTTATGGTTTTTCTACAAATATTTTCGACTTTGCCTTTATATCACAACGAAAAATTCGGACTCAGCGAATTCCAAACCGGAATGCTTCTTTCGATCAACGGGTTGTTAGTTTTCCTTTTAGAAATGCCAATCGTAAGCACTTTAGAAAGAAGAAAAACGAACAAAATAAAAAGCATTGCCATTGGATCATTGTTCATTACGCTTGGATATTACATTTTGCTATTCGATTCTTGGGTTGGAATTTTGGTCATCAGCATCATACTGCTCACTTTTGGAGAAATTTTCTCGTTCCCTTTTGTCAATGCCGTTGCTCTCAACCGCGCGCCAAAAGGACAGGAAGGACAATACATGGGCTTCTACACCATGAGTTTCAGTCTGGCGCATATTGTCAGTTCCAAAACAGGTCTGGAAATCATTGCACATTATAACTATCAAATCAATTGGCTTGTCATGGGAACTTTGGGTGCACTATCTTTCCTTTGCTGTTTTTGGCTAAACAAAATAATTCACAAAGAGTCAAAATAA
- a CDS encoding BlaI/MecI/CopY family transcriptional regulator: protein MQKLTNKEEEIMHILWKLKKAFVKEVMTEITEEQPHYNTLSTIIRNLEEKGYVNHNAFGNTHQYFPIVSIEDYRKGFMSTAIDNYFNSSYKNMVTFFAKEEKISAAELREILSMIEQKQ from the coding sequence ATGCAAAAACTAACAAATAAAGAAGAAGAGATCATGCACATTTTATGGAAGCTCAAAAAAGCATTCGTAAAAGAAGTCATGACAGAAATCACCGAAGAACAGCCACATTATAATACGCTGTCCACCATTATTCGGAATCTGGAAGAAAAAGGATATGTAAATCACAATGCCTTTGGAAACACACATCAATATTTCCCAATTGTAAGTATTGAGGATTACAGAAAAGGATTTATGAGTACGGCAATCGATAATTATTTCAACAGTTCCTATAAAAACATGGTTACCTTTTTTGCCAAAGAAGAGAAAATTTCTGCAGCCGAACTACGTGAAATCCTTTCTATGATCGAACAAAAACAATAA
- a CDS encoding M56 family metallopeptidase, with the protein METLFIYIAKSSGLIGMFYIAYYFLLQKETFFTANRWFLLAGLFTSVILPWIVFTTIVWVEPTPTDFDWSKLPMRPVQKESFEINWYLVLAITYIIGITLLLVQFAMDFYKLNRVLKGKTTHQQEDHKFIDLKENIAPFSYFNTIVYNSSLYSEAEMESILEHEKVHSEQHHTIDVLITRFFCILFWFNPFMWLYKKAILQNLEFIADSEAAKNISDKKAYQLTLLKITTHENCVVLTNHFYQSLIKKRIVMLNKNQSKKWNSWKYALVIPALVAFVFLFQMEVIAKEKNVSPKVEQSASDDVDVYKITKNTTEAELKEKAETISKNYGITVHFSATKRNSNNELTAITVELKKGKEISNNRNVNSSDAIKPFGIVISKDSKGMLTIDFVEDDKTIEKLAINSKVVAPNEPIPANAQIYINEVKAEKAEMDKLDPKEITSVNVTKNDEKKEIRIITKNYAKISNDTIYINGKKVTQNELDQLEQGSIDRIDVTNNFGKKAIRITTKNGTYYQDKNMPVPPVPPTHPVMKFKAPTAPVFPKAPKAPKGDPVHGDQKAWKEFDKKMEEFDAKMKKLEPQMEAFDKQMAEFDKQMEPFNKEMEAFDEKMKVFDKQMNEYISKREKEKK; encoded by the coding sequence ATGGAAACACTATTCATATATATAGCAAAATCGAGCGGACTAATAGGAATGTTCTATATCGCTTATTATTTCCTATTGCAAAAAGAGACTTTTTTTACTGCAAATCGTTGGTTTCTTTTAGCAGGTTTGTTTACATCCGTAATTTTGCCATGGATAGTTTTTACCACAATTGTTTGGGTAGAACCAACGCCAACTGATTTTGACTGGTCAAAACTTCCGATGCGACCTGTCCAAAAGGAAAGTTTTGAAATCAACTGGTATCTCGTTCTCGCAATTACTTATATAATTGGAATAACGTTGCTTTTAGTACAGTTTGCAATGGACTTTTATAAACTTAATCGCGTTTTAAAAGGAAAGACCACCCATCAACAGGAAGACCATAAATTCATTGACCTAAAAGAAAACATTGCTCCATTTTCTTATTTCAATACCATCGTTTACAACTCATCACTCTACAGCGAAGCCGAAATGGAAAGCATTCTTGAACACGAAAAAGTACACAGCGAACAACACCACACGATAGACGTCTTAATCACGCGTTTCTTTTGTATCCTTTTTTGGTTCAACCCTTTTATGTGGCTGTACAAAAAAGCCATTCTGCAAAACTTGGAATTCATCGCCGACAGTGAAGCAGCCAAAAACATATCAGACAAAAAAGCGTATCAATTGACGCTTTTAAAAATTACAACACATGAAAATTGTGTTGTGCTTACCAATCATTTTTATCAATCATTAATCAAAAAACGAATCGTTATGTTAAACAAAAATCAATCAAAAAAATGGAATTCCTGGAAGTATGCCTTAGTAATTCCAGCTTTAGTTGCCTTTGTGTTTTTATTCCAAATGGAAGTTATTGCCAAGGAGAAAAATGTGAGCCCAAAAGTAGAACAATCAGCCTCCGATGATGTAGATGTCTATAAAATTACCAAGAATACTACAGAAGCCGAATTAAAAGAAAAAGCAGAGACAATTTCTAAAAATTATGGCATAACAGTTCATTTTTCAGCTACAAAAAGAAACTCAAACAATGAACTGACAGCTATAACTGTCGAATTAAAAAAAGGAAAGGAGATTTCCAATAACAGAAATGTAAACAGTTCTGATGCCATAAAACCTTTTGGAATAGTTATTTCTAAAGATTCAAAAGGAATGCTAACAATCGATTTTGTTGAAGACGATAAAACAATTGAAAAATTAGCCATAAACAGTAAAGTTGTTGCACCTAATGAACCAATTCCAGCTAACGCTCAAATTTATATTAATGAAGTAAAAGCCGAAAAAGCCGAAATGGACAAATTAGATCCAAAAGAAATTACTTCTGTTAACGTCACCAAAAACGATGAAAAAAAAGAAATCCGAATAATTACAAAAAATTATGCCAAAATATCTAATGATACCATTTACATCAATGGCAAAAAAGTCACTCAAAATGAATTAGATCAATTAGAACAAGGATCAATTGATAGAATAGATGTCACTAATAATTTTGGAAAAAAAGCAATTCGGATTACAACAAAAAACGGAACGTATTATCAAGACAAAAATATGCCAGTTCCTCCTGTCCCTCCTACTCATCCAGTTATGAAATTTAAAGCACCTACAGCTCCTGTGTTCCCAAAAGCGCCAAAGGCGCCAAAAGGAGACCCGGTACATGGAGACCAAAAGGCTTGGAAAGAGTTTGATAAGAAAATGGAAGAATTTGATGCTAAAATGAAAAAACTAGAACCTCAAATGGAAGCTTTCGACAAACAAATGGCTGAATTTGATAAGCAAATGGAACCATTCAATAAAGAAATGGAAGCTTTTGATGAAAAAATGAAAGTTTTTGACAAACAAATGAACGAATACATTTCCAAAAGAGAGAAAGAGAAAAAATAA
- a CDS encoding SsrA-binding protein has protein sequence MFKILAQINKLILPSFTKQRLDISKAKKWQMAIIGYRYYVTTRALR, from the coding sequence ATGTTTAAAATTCTAGCCCAAATCAACAAACTCATTTTACCAAGCTTCACCAAGCAAAGACTGGACATATCCAAAGCTAAGAAATGGCAAATGGCTATTATTGGATATCGTTATTATGTAACCACGAGAGCTCTTCGCTGA
- a CDS encoding adenine phosphoribosyltransferase, whose amino-acid sequence MSLKKYIRDIQDFPKEGIVFKDITPLLIDAKARKECLEILVLSVKDKKIDKVIGVESRGFFFGMLLAQELNVGFIPVRKPNKLPFDTISASYDLEYGSDTLEIHADAIQKGDRVLIHDDVLATGGTAKAVCELVEQLGGIIVQCNFLMELTFLNGREKIAGNDIFAAMTY is encoded by the coding sequence ATGAGTTTAAAAAAATACATACGTGATATTCAGGACTTTCCAAAGGAAGGAATTGTATTTAAAGACATCACTCCATTGCTAATTGATGCAAAAGCAAGGAAAGAATGCTTAGAAATATTGGTTTTATCGGTAAAAGATAAAAAAATTGATAAGGTAATTGGGGTAGAAAGCCGTGGTTTTTTCTTTGGGATGCTTTTGGCACAGGAACTGAATGTCGGGTTTATTCCTGTTCGAAAACCTAATAAACTGCCTTTTGATACTATTTCGGCTTCTTATGATTTAGAATATGGTTCAGATACGCTGGAAATTCACGCTGATGCTATTCAAAAGGGAGACAGAGTTCTTATTCATGATGATGTTTTGGCTACTGGCGGAACTGCAAAAGCAGTTTGCGAATTAGTTGAACAGCTGGGTGGTATTATTGTCCAGTGCAATTTCCTGATGGAACTCACTTTCTTGAACGGAAGAGAAAAGATAGCCGGAAACGATATTTTTGCGGCTATGACATATTAA